One region of Vibrio pelagius genomic DNA includes:
- a CDS encoding DHH family phosphoesterase: protein MANIEFEAFLDKLKANKRVIVQAHDFPDHDAISSAFALAYLLKTQGLNPFITFKGHIDRVSLRNLIDWLEIPVSKPQDLHLKPDDKIIVVDGCIGEKNITDFTGEEVGVIDHHQVEAPESVWYSDIRSNYGATATIMVEYYQYFSINMPQRVATALLVGLSFDTANFTRSVGAADLKALAYLQAKADNAIVNKICRNQVQFEELQLFNSMLASMRREKNAAFAVLPEGCPKNMLGVLGDFLLSVDELDIIVLTARTSEKTFISLRSECSENNVAQIIKKTLNEKGIGFGGGHPHMAAGMIPRKFRSGEELDCLYELIRPNLVLDAAVST, encoded by the coding sequence ATGGCAAATATTGAATTTGAAGCTTTTCTAGACAAGCTTAAAGCGAATAAAAGAGTGATTGTTCAAGCTCATGATTTCCCAGATCATGATGCGATCTCTTCTGCTTTTGCACTGGCGTATCTGCTGAAAACGCAAGGTTTGAACCCCTTTATTACCTTTAAAGGACATATCGATAGAGTGTCACTACGAAATCTGATCGATTGGTTAGAGATTCCTGTGAGTAAGCCACAAGATCTGCATCTAAAGCCAGACGATAAGATCATCGTTGTTGATGGCTGTATTGGTGAGAAAAATATCACTGACTTTACCGGCGAAGAGGTCGGGGTCATCGATCATCATCAGGTGGAAGCACCGGAGTCGGTTTGGTATAGCGACATACGTTCGAATTACGGCGCGACGGCTACCATCATGGTCGAGTATTACCAATATTTTTCTATAAATATGCCTCAACGAGTCGCAACAGCGTTATTGGTAGGCTTGAGTTTTGATACCGCCAACTTTACTCGAAGTGTTGGCGCAGCGGATCTTAAAGCGCTTGCATACCTTCAAGCCAAAGCTGACAACGCAATCGTGAATAAGATTTGTCGAAACCAAGTTCAGTTTGAAGAGCTGCAACTGTTCAATTCGATGCTGGCCAGTATGCGACGCGAAAAAAATGCTGCTTTTGCTGTCTTGCCAGAAGGTTGCCCTAAAAACATGCTAGGGGTATTAGGTGATTTTCTTCTGAGTGTTGATGAACTCGATATTATTGTGCTGACTGCAAGAACCAGTGAAAAGACGTTTATCTCGCTGCGTTCAGAGTGCTCAGAAAACAATGTCGCTCAAATAATTAAGAAAACGTTGAATGAAAAAGGCATTGGTTTTGGGGGAGGGCATCCGCATATGGCAGCGGGTATGATCCCACGAAAGTTTCGTTCAGGTGAAGAGCTAGATTGCCTTTATGAGCTTATCCGACCAAATTTAGTCCTTGATGCTGCAGTATCGACTTAG
- a CDS encoding D-amino acid dehydrogenase, with protein MEVIVIGSGVIGLTSAWYLAKEGHKVSVIDRQDSSGKETSFANAGQISYGYSSPWAAPGIPVKALKWLTQEHAPLKVKPSLSPALIQWATQMLSNCSPAKYAINKSRMLRIANYSRDCLTELRETENLDYEGRQQGTLQVFRDPKQLEAIQQDMKLLKESGIEHSLLDVEECIKVEPGLESVRDKLVGGLYLPGDETGDCHKFCVELTERAKALGVEFKFNTEVHSLNRQGSSLVSINTSVGELKADAFVLATGSYSTKLLKQINIDIPVYPVKGYSLTLPIVNADKAPTSTVMDETYKVAMTRFDDRIRIAGTAELAGFNFDIPEKRKATIDMVIKDLFPEAGDHAKAEYWTGLRPMTPDGTPIIGKTPVGNLYTNTGHGTLGWTMACGSGKILASVVSGKTPEVESDDLSVSRYQ; from the coding sequence GTGGAAGTGATTGTTATTGGTAGTGGAGTGATTGGGTTGACCAGTGCTTGGTATTTAGCCAAGGAAGGGCATAAGGTATCGGTTATCGACCGTCAAGATAGCAGTGGTAAAGAGACCAGTTTCGCAAATGCTGGTCAAATCTCTTACGGTTATTCGTCGCCTTGGGCTGCACCCGGTATTCCCGTTAAGGCTCTCAAATGGCTAACGCAAGAGCACGCACCGTTAAAAGTGAAGCCTTCTCTTTCACCTGCTTTGATTCAATGGGCGACTCAAATGTTGTCTAATTGCAGCCCTGCAAAATACGCCATCAATAAATCTCGCATGTTACGTATTGCGAATTACAGCCGAGATTGTTTAACCGAGCTTCGGGAAACGGAAAATCTTGACTATGAGGGTCGTCAGCAAGGAACGCTTCAAGTGTTTCGTGATCCTAAGCAACTGGAAGCGATTCAACAAGATATGAAATTGCTCAAAGAGAGTGGTATTGAGCACTCTTTGTTGGATGTTGAAGAGTGTATCAAAGTCGAGCCTGGGCTTGAATCAGTGAGAGATAAGCTTGTCGGTGGGCTTTATTTACCGGGAGATGAAACGGGCGATTGCCATAAGTTCTGTGTAGAGCTGACTGAAAGAGCCAAAGCCTTGGGTGTTGAATTTAAGTTTAATACCGAAGTGCACTCTTTGAATCGACAAGGCTCATCGCTCGTGAGCATCAACACGAGTGTCGGAGAATTGAAAGCAGATGCTTTTGTTCTGGCAACGGGAAGTTATTCGACAAAGCTTTTGAAGCAGATAAATATTGATATTCCAGTCTATCCTGTGAAAGGTTACTCATTAACACTGCCGATCGTCAACGCTGATAAGGCTCCAACATCTACGGTGATGGATGAGACATACAAAGTAGCAATGACACGTTTTGACGATCGTATTCGTATTGCGGGCACTGCAGAGCTGGCGGGTTTTAACTTTGATATTCCAGAGAAGCGTAAAGCGACCATCGACATGGTGATCAAAGATCTATTCCCAGAGGCGGGTGACCATGCGAAAGCGGAATACTGGACAGGGTTACGCCCGATGACCCCAGACGGGACGCCAATCATAGGTAAAACGCCCGTGGGTAATCTCTATACGAATACTGGTCATGGAACTTTAGGTTGGACGATGGCGTGTGGCTCAGGAAAAATTCTTGCTAGTGTGGTGAGTGGTAAAACGCCAGAAGTCGAAAGTGACGACCTAAGTGTCTCTCGATATCAGTAA
- a CDS encoding pyridoxal-phosphate dependent enzyme encodes MKLNNSPITQHQFNGRTFFLKRDDQLHSHFCGNKARKFMQLLEQEHSNITTLICYGSAQANSLLSLAALAKIKGWNLEFYVDHLPQWLIDKPIGNYRGALDLGAKVISMQLVASELHPRDYIEQVRQPGPECIVLPEGGRSQMSEYGVKQLAMEILSWTRFESKHDFVVALPAGTGSTALYLHKHLKVHNLPVITCACVGGSDYLTKQFKELGEDDHPQILPQENKHHFGKLYRRDYQMWLDLLEETDVEFDLLYDPLMWQCLEQWQHDNPNKTLIYIHQGGLLGNESMLPRYQRKYPEMTVKRTLD; translated from the coding sequence ATGAAACTCAACAACAGCCCTATCACCCAACACCAGTTCAATGGTCGAACTTTCTTCTTAAAGCGCGATGACCAATTGCACTCCCATTTTTGTGGCAACAAAGCCCGGAAATTCATGCAGCTACTTGAACAAGAGCACTCGAACATCACGACATTGATCTGCTATGGTTCGGCTCAAGCAAATTCACTCTTGTCGCTCGCTGCGCTGGCTAAGATAAAGGGTTGGAATTTAGAATTTTACGTTGACCACTTACCTCAATGGTTGATTGATAAACCAATAGGAAACTATCGTGGTGCGCTAGACCTTGGCGCCAAAGTCATCAGTATGCAGCTGGTCGCCAGTGAACTGCACCCAAGAGATTATATCGAGCAAGTCAGGCAGCCAGGCCCTGAGTGCATTGTGCTACCAGAAGGTGGACGCAGTCAGATGTCAGAGTATGGGGTCAAGCAGCTCGCTATGGAGATCCTAAGCTGGACACGTTTCGAATCTAAGCATGACTTTGTCGTCGCCTTACCAGCAGGCACTGGCAGCACCGCCCTTTATTTACACAAACATCTGAAAGTGCACAATCTTCCCGTCATTACCTGTGCTTGTGTTGGCGGTAGTGACTACCTGACCAAACAGTTTAAAGAGCTGGGTGAGGACGATCATCCACAAATTTTACCTCAAGAAAACAAACACCACTTTGGCAAACTCTATCGACGAGATTACCAAATGTGGCTCGACCTTCTAGAAGAGACCGATGTTGAATTTGATCTGCTCTACGACCCTTTGATGTGGCAATGTTTGGAACAGTGGCAACACGACAACCCAAACAAAACACTTATCTACATTCATCAAGGTGGCTTGCTGGGCAATGAATCTATGTTGCCTCGTTATCAACGTAAATATCCAGAGATGACCGTCAAGCGGACATTAGATTGA
- a CDS encoding sensor histidine kinase codes for MILNVLSSTKSLTGRLALFFGLMAVIITAFVYAVFIAALYLSEDRVGERRILIDRNYAVTLFEAGAQGEVRIDDLTIAFNDPSLVPDRYQKYINSKESFIGEVGEEPHSRMVYIGEYSHEGVTYPLILLSEIDRIEFNVTEILYATSSVLTLLAILIFSFGALLYRLSRRLIEPFNSLAKQLESNKNNLNQEFSVQDGAAIEFRQLTNQLNEYRREINALVKREQAFARYSSHELRTPLTIARGSNKLLLRSQMTEFQHRQVKRVDDAVSQMSEMVDALLGLVRYERNQDDAPIRLFSKQELEQIIAKNSAQASEKQVDVTLEVNGEPSIRATSAILNMLIGNLLRNAIAATNRGKVEITLTQHLISIHDQGEGLTEQYNPSGHGLGLLIVEDLCSRYHWDFELINHQDGGCVAQVVFDPQPQ; via the coding sequence GTGATATTAAACGTACTGAGCAGCACCAAGAGCTTAACCGGTCGACTCGCTCTGTTCTTTGGGTTGATGGCCGTTATCATCACAGCCTTTGTCTACGCGGTCTTTATCGCTGCTCTGTACCTGTCAGAAGACCGAGTCGGTGAAAGACGCATCCTGATTGACAGAAACTACGCTGTCACCCTCTTTGAAGCTGGAGCCCAAGGTGAGGTGCGGATTGATGACCTGACTATCGCTTTCAATGACCCTTCTCTGGTGCCTGATCGCTATCAAAAATATATAAATAGTAAAGAGAGTTTCATTGGCGAAGTTGGCGAAGAACCACATTCACGCATGGTGTATATCGGAGAGTACTCTCACGAGGGGGTAACCTATCCTCTTATCCTACTCTCTGAAATAGACCGAATAGAATTTAATGTCACAGAGATTCTCTATGCGACTTCTTCTGTCTTGACGTTGTTAGCCATTCTAATCTTCAGTTTTGGGGCACTGCTTTATCGCCTCTCTCGACGATTAATCGAGCCATTTAATTCACTAGCAAAGCAGTTGGAGAGCAATAAAAACAACCTCAATCAAGAGTTTTCAGTCCAAGATGGCGCAGCGATTGAGTTTCGCCAACTTACCAACCAACTCAATGAATACCGTCGTGAAATCAATGCGCTAGTAAAGCGTGAGCAAGCATTCGCCCGCTACTCTAGCCATGAACTGCGCACACCTCTTACCATTGCGCGAGGTTCGAACAAACTGCTTCTACGTAGCCAGATGACGGAATTCCAACACCGCCAGGTGAAACGTGTCGACGATGCAGTTTCTCAAATGTCCGAGATGGTTGATGCGCTACTTGGGCTAGTACGTTATGAGCGAAATCAAGACGACGCGCCAATTCGCCTGTTCAGCAAACAAGAGCTGGAACAGATCATTGCGAAGAACTCTGCACAAGCGAGCGAAAAGCAAGTGGATGTGACACTCGAAGTGAATGGTGAGCCAAGCATTCGAGCCACCAGCGCGATACTTAACATGTTGATTGGTAACCTCCTGAGAAATGCCATTGCTGCTACCAACCGTGGCAAAGTGGAAATCACTTTGACCCAACATTTAATCAGCATCCATGACCAAGGGGAAGGTTTGACTGAGCAGTACAACCCAAGTGGGCACGGGTTGGGGTTGTTAATCGTGGAAGATCTGTGTAGCCGATACCACTGGGATTTTGAGCTCATTAACCATCAAGATGGCGGCTGCGTTGCACAGGTGGTGTTTGACCCACAACCACAGTGA
- a CDS encoding response regulator transcription factor: MKRVLLVEDNREIAGVLFDYFECIGMELDYADNGELGLQLATDNSFDIIILDLMLPRMDGLTVCNKLRENGNTTPILMLTALDSRDDMLAGFEHGADDYLTKPFDLDILEARMKALVRRYHGTVASSKLVFGEISIDQKTRKAYRQDKLLALNPTTYTILEMLCKNAPDVVTRGDISYKLWEEDEPNNDVLRSHIYQLRNQLDKPFDQQMLITVPKVGFRLESNS, translated from the coding sequence ATGAAGCGAGTGTTGCTGGTAGAAGATAACCGTGAGATTGCAGGTGTACTGTTCGATTACTTCGAATGTATCGGCATGGAACTCGATTACGCTGATAATGGTGAACTCGGTTTGCAACTCGCCACGGATAACTCATTCGATATCATTATCCTAGACCTGATGCTGCCTCGCATGGATGGACTCACAGTCTGCAACAAACTGCGAGAGAACGGCAACACCACTCCTATTCTGATGCTTACTGCACTAGATAGCCGAGACGACATGCTTGCTGGTTTTGAACATGGTGCCGATGATTATCTGACCAAGCCATTCGACCTCGATATCCTCGAAGCTCGAATGAAAGCATTAGTTCGTCGATATCACGGCACCGTCGCATCAAGTAAGTTAGTATTTGGTGAAATCAGCATTGATCAAAAGACACGTAAAGCTTACAGACAAGACAAGCTATTGGCTCTCAATCCAACCACTTATACCATCCTTGAGATGTTATGCAAAAACGCTCCCGATGTGGTTACCCGCGGAGACATCTCCTACAAGCTTTGGGAGGAAGACGAACCCAACAATGATGTTCTGCGCAGCCATATTTATCAGTTAAGAAATCAATTGGACAAACCTTTCGATCAACAGATGCTGATTACCGTGCCTAAAGTCGGTTTTAGATTGGAGTCTAACTCGTGA